The Thalassotalea piscium sequence CTACCATTATTCCATTGCAATGGCTGGTGTTTTCCGTGGACTGTAGTTGCTATGGGGGGGACACAGGTTTGTCTTCGTCAAGTTGAAGTTTCTGCTATCGTAAACGCTATCATTTCTCATAAAGTCACACACTTCTGCGGTGCCCCGATTGTATTAAATATGATTTTAAATGCAGATCCTCAATTGCTAGATAAATTACCGGGTAAAGTTAATGCGATGACAGCGGGAGCGCCGCCGCCTGCTGCTGTGATTAAAGGTATGGAAGCATTAAATATTGAGATTACACAAGGGTATGGTCTAACAGAAGTTTATGGACCTTGTGTTGTTAGTGAATGGAAGCCGCAATGGAATGAGTTCAATGAAGACGAGAGAGCGGGTTTAAAGTCTCGTCAAGGAGTTCGTTATCCTACACAAGAAAATGTTGATGTTTTAGACCCTCAAACTATGTTGCCTGTACCAGCTGATGCGGAAACCATAGGTGAAATAATGTTTAGAGGGAATACAACGATGAAAGGTTATTTAAAAAATGAAACGGCTACTGAAGATGCCTTTAAATTTGGTTGGTTTCATTCTGGTGATCTTGCTGTTAAACATCCAGATGGTTACATTGAAATAAGAGATCGTTCTAAAGATATTATAATTTCTGGAGGTGAGAATATTTCGTCAGTTGAAGTAGAAGGTGTTTTATATAAACACCCTGCAGTAATGGAAGCTGCTGTCGTTGCAAAGGCAGATGAAAAATGGGGAGAAACACCTTGCGCTTTTGTATCCTTAAAACCAGGTCAACAGGTGAGTGAGAAGGAAATAATCGAATTTTGCAGAGCTAACATGGCAACATTTAAGGCACCTAAGACTATTGTATTTAGTGATCTCCCCAAAACGTCAACCGGTAAAATACAAAAGTTTATATTGCGTGCAAAGGTTAAAGAGTTCTTTTCTTAATTTTTGAATTAAGTTGGATTGATACATGCATAAAGTGCATCGCCCTGAAGTTGAGGGCGATGATTTTTTGCGAGGTTTAATTTAAATGTTTATCTAAAAAGTTAAGCACTTTTTTCATGTATGCTTTTTGGGTTAACGGATTGTAAAATCCATGGCCTTCATCATCTATAACAAACCATTCATAAGGCTTACTTGCTTTATCTAACGCATCTTTTAATTGTTCAACATGTTCAATATCAGCGACTTTGTCGTCTTTTCCGTGTGCTAATAATAGTGGAGCTTGAATTTTTTCCGCATAATTTACAGGTGAAAAGCTTTTTAATGCATGTTCATCTTTACCTAATGCTTCGAGCCAAAAGCTTTTAACGGCTCTACTGTTATTTTCTTCTAAAATCAATTCTAAATTATAGACACCGGCGTTAGCAATAACACACTTATATGTCTCGGGATAAAGCGCTGCACTTTGAACAGCAGAATAAGCACCGAAACTGGCGCCCATTATACAGACATTCCCTGGCGTTGCTTTTTTGTTTGTTACAAGCCACTGATAACCATCATAAATATCATTTTGAATGGTTGATCCCCAAGCTTGATAGCCATCTACTCTGAACTTTTCACCGTAACCAGATGAGCCTCTATAGTTGACTTGCAAAACGGAATAACCATTAAGTACTAAGTACTGAACTTTATTTGAGAACTGCCAGTAATCTCTAACACCATGAGGACCACCATGCACCATTACCACTACAGGCGCTAAAGTATTGTTAGTTGTCCCTTTAGCTTGTGTAAAATATCCATTTATCACTTGTCCGTCACGTGCGTTTAGTTGAATTGGCTCCGTTTGAAATAACTCATTGTTTTTTATATTTGTTTTAAACCTAAAAAGTATTGTTAGCTTGTTATCTTTCTTATTATATAAATAAAGTTGTCCAGGGTTAGTGTCTGAAGAAGCCTTTACAATTGAGAATTCGCCGTCATCAGAACGACTGGTAATAGTGATTGAACTGTAAGGAAGTGCTTTAAGTAGGTCTGTAAATATTGCTGCTTCATCAAATTTTTTATTCAGAATAAGATAGGCAGGATAACCATCATCTATTCTTATCGCGTATACATTCCTGCCATCAACTGTTAATTCAACATCAGTTACATCAACGTTTGTATCCGTATATACACTGGAGTATGACAAATCGTTCAAGTTTAATTTAAAAATACCAAATAAATCTTGTTGATGATTATCTCTTGTATAGAGATATTCTCCTGATGCGCTGATTGAAATTAAAGATACTGCTTGGCCTACTGTGTTATCGGGTACTTTTTGCCACTGACCTTCTTTTTTCAAATAAAGTTGACTTTTATTATGTTCGTCAGTGCCTACTACTGCTTTAATTTTTCCTGTGGTGTCAGTTAAAAAGCGACTATAGGGCAAAGGCGCTTTATCTATTTCTTTTTTAATTATGCCGTTGTAGACATTTAATAATAAAACTGATGATAAGCGAGCACCTGTTTTACTCATAGGGGTTGATTTTATTAATATATGTCTCTTATCTTCAGGTAGTACGTCAATGATGCTAGCCCACCCGAATGTACTTTCTTTTCGCTTTAATCTGCTACCAACTTGATCTTGGCCTGCTTGATAACCATAAATGACTTTACCTCGCGAACCATCATAGTTTACAGCATATAACTCACCATAAAATTGCGGCTCCTCTAATGATGGCACGTGTTTAACCATCGAAATAACAACGCGTTCGTTATTGACCCAATTATAATCGCCCACTTCATAGTCGCCGGATAATCTTGTCGTTCCAACTGTTTTCATATCTTCTCTGTTTAAAAATACTAATATTGTGCGGTCTTGATAGTTCATCGCAATGGCGATAACTTTACCATTGGGGGATATTTTGGCATTTTGATATTTGTTATGATCAAATAAATGCTCCCAGTTATTAGCGACGGTATAAAAAGAGGAGAGCAGTAATATGGTTAAAGCAATATAGTTTCGTGCGGTTTTCATTTTTAATTCCATTTAGTAGTTTTTTAATAAAGAAGGGAGTAATCAAACTGAAATTGTCTATCTATTCACATGAAATGTAATAGATTATTTCTGTAACTTTAAATTTTATTCGTTAGTAAAACAAGTATAATCACGACTTACATAACATTACTGATTTTTATAATGGCATTAACAGCAGTCGATTTTTTTATTAAAGGCGGTATCATAGCTTATCCTACAGAAGCTGTGTTTGGCTTGGGTTGTGATCCCGACAATATTGACGCGATTGAAAAATTGTTAGCAATAAAGAATCGCTCTGCTGAA is a genomic window containing:
- a CDS encoding alpha/beta hydrolase family protein: MKTARNYIALTILLLSSFYTVANNWEHLFDHNKYQNAKISPNGKVIAIAMNYQDRTILVFLNREDMKTVGTTRLSGDYEVGDYNWVNNERVVISMVKHVPSLEEPQFYGELYAVNYDGSRGKVIYGYQAGQDQVGSRLKRKESTFGWASIIDVLPEDKRHILIKSTPMSKTGARLSSVLLLNVYNGIIKKEIDKAPLPYSRFLTDTTGKIKAVVGTDEHNKSQLYLKKEGQWQKVPDNTVGQAVSLISISASGEYLYTRDNHQQDLFGIFKLNLNDLSYSSVYTDTNVDVTDVELTVDGRNVYAIRIDDGYPAYLILNKKFDEAAIFTDLLKALPYSSITITSRSDDGEFSIVKASSDTNPGQLYLYNKKDNKLTILFRFKTNIKNNELFQTEPIQLNARDGQVINGYFTQAKGTTNNTLAPVVVMVHGGPHGVRDYWQFSNKVQYLVLNGYSVLQVNYRGSSGYGEKFRVDGYQAWGSTIQNDIYDGYQWLVTNKKATPGNVCIMGASFGAYSAVQSAALYPETYKCVIANAGVYNLELILEENNSRAVKSFWLEALGKDEHALKSFSPVNYAEKIQAPLLLAHGKDDKVADIEHVEQLKDALDKASKPYEWFVIDDEGHGFYNPLTQKAYMKKVLNFLDKHLN
- a CDS encoding acyl-CoA synthetase; the encoded protein is MTNIFEQGLDKVEANSMPLSPINFLNRTADVYPDKVAIIHGDQKTTYQQYRENVRCLASALVQRGVKTGDTVSILAANIPAFLDAHYGVPLTGAVLNSINIRLDAENIAFILDHGECDVLLTDTAFSHVVKKALALSTRTPLVIDIDDVMSEGGERLGQIEYADLLKEGDPNFTGNMIKDEWQALALNYTSGTTGNPKGVVYSHRGAFLNALGNNMIWPLDSEAVYLWTLPLFHCNGWCFPWTVVAMGGTQVCLRQVEVSAIVNAIISHKVTHFCGAPIVLNMILNADPQLLDKLPGKVNAMTAGAPPPAAVIKGMEALNIEITQGYGLTEVYGPCVVSEWKPQWNEFNEDERAGLKSRQGVRYPTQENVDVLDPQTMLPVPADAETIGEIMFRGNTTMKGYLKNETATEDAFKFGWFHSGDLAVKHPDGYIEIRDRSKDIIISGGENISSVEVEGVLYKHPAVMEAAVVAKADEKWGETPCAFVSLKPGQQVSEKEIIEFCRANMATFKAPKTIVFSDLPKTSTGKIQKFILRAKVKEFFS